A window of Scomber scombrus chromosome 23, fScoSco1.1, whole genome shotgun sequence contains these coding sequences:
- the tec gene encoding tyrosine-protein kinase Tec isoform X1, producing the protein MSAEQLLEETLIKRSQQKKRTSPLNYKERLFVLTKNSLTYYEGRAEKKFRRGSIDLSRIRCAEIVKNGGGVIPCQNKYPFQVVYDNNTLYVFAPSHDSRSLWVQSLKDEIKDNQVITAKFHPQFWQEGAWLCCRQVDKQALGCEEYNLFGDISRKPLPPIPGEEGKDRKVTANHTHTHTHTHTHTHTHTHTHTHTHTHTHSSIPQPQLILLHFLLVLQRPPPPPLPPAPEDDEDNDEDDDEDENREDVVVAMYDFPAAEQHDLSLVKGSEYVILERCDVNWFKARNKYGEEGYIPSNYVTEKISGNLVQFVWYSKQVNRNKAEELLRKEDKEGSFIVRDSSTPGTYTVSLYVKSIGGEGGAAVKHYHIKETQGSPTQFYLAEKHLFSSIPDLIEYHKHNAAGLVARLRYPVGKQDKSAPSTAGFSYEKWEINPSELTFMKELGSGQFGLVRLGKWRAQHKVAIKAIKEGAMYEEDFIEEAKVMMRLSHPKLVQLYGVCSQQRPIYIVTEFMEHGCLLNFLRQRRGSFSLGSLLSICLDVSEGMEHLESNGFIHRDLAARNCLVNDALVVKVSDFGMARYVLDDQYTSSSGAKFPVKWSPPEVFNFCKYSSKSDVWSFGVLMWEVFTEGRMPFEQSPNHEVVTLVTKGHRLYRPKMATPANYEIMQCCWHERPEERPSFSQLCMMISDALESDTPPPN; encoded by the exons AAGAAGTTCAGGAGAGGCTCGATTGATCTGAGTCGCATCAGATGTGCCGAGATTGTCAAGAACGGAGGAGGAGTCATCCCCTGCCAGAACAAATACCCCTTCCAg gtGGTGTATGATAACAACACTCTCTATGTGTTCGCTCCGAGTCACGACAGCAGGAGTCTCTGGGTTCAGAGCCTCAAAGACG aaaTCAAAGACAACCAGGTGATCACGGCCAAGTTTCACCCCCAGTTCTGGCAGGAGGGGGCGTGGCTCTGCTGCCGTCAGGTGGACAAACAGGCTCTCGGCTGTGAGGAGTATAACCTGTTTGGAGACA tttccAGAAAACCGTTACCCCCGATTCCTGGAGAGGAGGGTAAAGACAGGAAGGTAACtgctaaccacacacacacacacacacacacacacacacacacacacacacacacacacacacacacacacacacacacacacacacacagtagcatACCACAACCACAGCTAAtactcctccacttcctcctggTCCTGCAGCGaccgccccctcctcctctcccaccgGCCCCCGAGGATGACGAAGACAATGATGAAGATGACGATGAAGATGAAAACAGGGAAGACGTGGTGGTGGCGATGTACGACTTCCCGGCGGCCGAACAGCACGACCTGAGTCTGGTCAAAGGTAGCGAGTACGTTATCCTGGAGAGATGCGACGTTAACTGGTTCAAAGCGCGCAACAAGTACGG TGAGGAAGGCTACATCCCAAGTAACTATGTAACAGAGAAGATATCCGGAAACCTGGTGCAGTTTGT ctGGTACAGTAAACAAGTCAACAGGAACAAGGCAGAGGAACTCCTGAGGAAGGAG GACAAAGAAGGATCCTTCATCGTTAGAGACTCCAGCACTCCAGGAACCTACACAGTGTCTCTCTACGTCAAGTCTATCGGAGG CGAGGGAGGTGCAGCTGTAAAACATTATCACATCAAGGAGACGCAAGGCTCGCCCACACAGTTTTACCTGGCGGAGAAACATTTGTTCAGCTCCATCCCCGACCTGATCGAGTACCACAAACACAACGCAGCAG GTCTTGTAGCCAGGTTGAGGTATCCTGTAGGAAAACAGGACAAGTCTGCTCCGTCCACTGCTGGCTTCAGCTACG AGAAGTGGGAGATCAACCCCAGCGAGCTTACCTTCATGAAGGAGCTGGGCAGCGGTCAGTTCGGTCTGGTGAGGCTTGGCAAGTGGAGGGCTCAGCACAAAGTTGCCATCAAGGCCATCAAGGAGGGAGCCATGTACGAGGAGGACTTCATTGAGGAGGCAAAGGTCATGAT GAGGCTATCTCACCCTAAACTGGTGCAGCTGTATGGAGTGTGCAGCCAGCAGCGGCCCATCTACATCGTCACAGAGTTCATGGAGCACGGCTGCCTGCTGAACTTCCTCAGGCAGCGGCGGGGCAGCTTCAGCCTCGGGTCTCTGCTGAGTATCTGCCTGGACGTCAGCGAGGGCATGGAGCACCTGGAAAGCAACGGCTTCATCCACAGAGATCTG GCTGCCAGAAACTGTCTAGTGAATGACGCTCTGGTGGTGAAGGTCTCTGACTTCGGCATGGCCAG ATATGTGTTGGACGACCAGTACACCAGTTCATCGGGTGCTAAGTTCCCTGTGAAGTGGTCGCCTCCTGAAGTCTTTAACTTCTGCAAATACAGCAGCAAGTCTGACGTCTGGTCCTTCG GTGTGTTGATGTGGGAAGTCTTCACTGAGGGCCGAATGCCATTTGAACAGAGTCCCAACCACGAGGTCGTTACCTTGGTAACCAAGGGTCACCGCCTCTACAGGCCCAAAATGGCCACACCTGCCAACTACGAAATCATGCAATGCTGTTGGCACGAG aGACCAGAGGAGCGTCCTTCTTTCTCTCAGCTCTGCATGATGATCTCCGACGCTCTGGAGAGTGACACCCCTCCCCCGAACTGA
- the tec gene encoding tyrosine-protein kinase Tec isoform X2, giving the protein MSAEQLLEETLIKRSQQKKRTSPLNYKERLFVLTKNSLTYYEGRAEKKFRRGSIDLSRIRCAEIVKNGGGVIPCQNKYPFQVVYDNNTLYVFAPSHDSRSLWVQSLKDEIKDNQVITAKFHPQFWQEGAWLCCRQVDKQALGCEEYNLFGDISRKPLPPIPGEEGKDRKRPPPPPLPPAPEDDEDNDEDDDEDENREDVVVAMYDFPAAEQHDLSLVKGSEYVILERCDVNWFKARNKYGEEGYIPSNYVTEKISGNLVQFVWYSKQVNRNKAEELLRKEDKEGSFIVRDSSTPGTYTVSLYVKSIGGEGGAAVKHYHIKETQGSPTQFYLAEKHLFSSIPDLIEYHKHNAAGLVARLRYPVGKQDKSAPSTAGFSYEKWEINPSELTFMKELGSGQFGLVRLGKWRAQHKVAIKAIKEGAMYEEDFIEEAKVMMRLSHPKLVQLYGVCSQQRPIYIVTEFMEHGCLLNFLRQRRGSFSLGSLLSICLDVSEGMEHLESNGFIHRDLAARNCLVNDALVVKVSDFGMARYVLDDQYTSSSGAKFPVKWSPPEVFNFCKYSSKSDVWSFGVLMWEVFTEGRMPFEQSPNHEVVTLVTKGHRLYRPKMATPANYEIMQCCWHERPEERPSFSQLCMMISDALESDTPPPN; this is encoded by the exons AAGAAGTTCAGGAGAGGCTCGATTGATCTGAGTCGCATCAGATGTGCCGAGATTGTCAAGAACGGAGGAGGAGTCATCCCCTGCCAGAACAAATACCCCTTCCAg gtGGTGTATGATAACAACACTCTCTATGTGTTCGCTCCGAGTCACGACAGCAGGAGTCTCTGGGTTCAGAGCCTCAAAGACG aaaTCAAAGACAACCAGGTGATCACGGCCAAGTTTCACCCCCAGTTCTGGCAGGAGGGGGCGTGGCTCTGCTGCCGTCAGGTGGACAAACAGGCTCTCGGCTGTGAGGAGTATAACCTGTTTGGAGACA tttccAGAAAACCGTTACCCCCGATTCCTGGAGAGGAGGGTAAAGACAGGAAG CGaccgccccctcctcctctcccaccgGCCCCCGAGGATGACGAAGACAATGATGAAGATGACGATGAAGATGAAAACAGGGAAGACGTGGTGGTGGCGATGTACGACTTCCCGGCGGCCGAACAGCACGACCTGAGTCTGGTCAAAGGTAGCGAGTACGTTATCCTGGAGAGATGCGACGTTAACTGGTTCAAAGCGCGCAACAAGTACGG TGAGGAAGGCTACATCCCAAGTAACTATGTAACAGAGAAGATATCCGGAAACCTGGTGCAGTTTGT ctGGTACAGTAAACAAGTCAACAGGAACAAGGCAGAGGAACTCCTGAGGAAGGAG GACAAAGAAGGATCCTTCATCGTTAGAGACTCCAGCACTCCAGGAACCTACACAGTGTCTCTCTACGTCAAGTCTATCGGAGG CGAGGGAGGTGCAGCTGTAAAACATTATCACATCAAGGAGACGCAAGGCTCGCCCACACAGTTTTACCTGGCGGAGAAACATTTGTTCAGCTCCATCCCCGACCTGATCGAGTACCACAAACACAACGCAGCAG GTCTTGTAGCCAGGTTGAGGTATCCTGTAGGAAAACAGGACAAGTCTGCTCCGTCCACTGCTGGCTTCAGCTACG AGAAGTGGGAGATCAACCCCAGCGAGCTTACCTTCATGAAGGAGCTGGGCAGCGGTCAGTTCGGTCTGGTGAGGCTTGGCAAGTGGAGGGCTCAGCACAAAGTTGCCATCAAGGCCATCAAGGAGGGAGCCATGTACGAGGAGGACTTCATTGAGGAGGCAAAGGTCATGAT GAGGCTATCTCACCCTAAACTGGTGCAGCTGTATGGAGTGTGCAGCCAGCAGCGGCCCATCTACATCGTCACAGAGTTCATGGAGCACGGCTGCCTGCTGAACTTCCTCAGGCAGCGGCGGGGCAGCTTCAGCCTCGGGTCTCTGCTGAGTATCTGCCTGGACGTCAGCGAGGGCATGGAGCACCTGGAAAGCAACGGCTTCATCCACAGAGATCTG GCTGCCAGAAACTGTCTAGTGAATGACGCTCTGGTGGTGAAGGTCTCTGACTTCGGCATGGCCAG ATATGTGTTGGACGACCAGTACACCAGTTCATCGGGTGCTAAGTTCCCTGTGAAGTGGTCGCCTCCTGAAGTCTTTAACTTCTGCAAATACAGCAGCAAGTCTGACGTCTGGTCCTTCG GTGTGTTGATGTGGGAAGTCTTCACTGAGGGCCGAATGCCATTTGAACAGAGTCCCAACCACGAGGTCGTTACCTTGGTAACCAAGGGTCACCGCCTCTACAGGCCCAAAATGGCCACACCTGCCAACTACGAAATCATGCAATGCTGTTGGCACGAG aGACCAGAGGAGCGTCCTTCTTTCTCTCAGCTCTGCATGATGATCTCCGACGCTCTGGAGAGTGACACCCCTCCCCCGAACTGA